The sequence CGGACTCCCCTTTAAAAGGGTATTTAAACACAATCTATTGAATCAAAGAAAACTCATGAATGAGGAGGGGGAAAATCGTGAATCAAACTTCCAATACTGTATCAAAGCAACCGAAAACATCACTGATGCACAAACTCAAAAAGAATTATATTGGCTGGTTTTTTATCCTGTTATCTGTAGCAGGTATCAGTCTCTTTTATTTTTATCCAATGATTCAAGCATTCCTGCTATCCTTACAATCAGGTATGGGTGCTAATCTTGATTTTGTCGGTTTTGACAACTATGTAAGATTATTTAATGACCCGACCTTTATTACAGCGTTGACAAATACCGTCCTTTATTTGTTAGTTCAGGTTCCTGTAATGATTGTATTAGCACTAATTTTTTCCGTGTTATTAAATGATCCTACATTGAAATTTAAAGGATTTTTCCGTACAGCTATTTTCTTACCGGCTGTTACATCACTGGTAGCCTATGCTGTTATTTTCAAATATTTATTTGCCAATAATGGGTTAGTCAATGACTTTCTCATGAGTATAAATCTTATTTCCAACCCGATCGCATGGTTATCTGATCCATTCTGGGCTAAGATAACGATCATCATCGCCATTACTTGGAGATGGACAGGGTACAATATGATTTTCTATCTATCAGCATTGCAAAACGTGGATAAATCCATTTACGAAGCAGCAAAAATTGATGGTGCATCCGCTGTACAACAATTTTTCCAAATTACGATACCTATGCTTAAACCGATCATCTTATTTACTTCCATTGTATCAACGATCGGTACGTTACAACTATTTGATGAAGTCATGAACATTACAAGTGGTGGTCCTGGTAACGCAACAATGACAATTTCTATGTATATTTATAACTTATCGTTTGAATATACGCCAGACTTTGGATATGCAGCAACTGTTTCTTATGTCATCTTGATCCTAGTTGTAATTCTATCCTTTATTCAATTTAAAGTGGCAGGTGATCGAGATTGAAAAAATTAAAACGATTTTTCATTTATTTATTTCTAAGTGCAGCCGCGTTTGTTTCGATATTCCCATTCTTATGGATGCTGGTAAGTATGACCAACCAATCTGTCGACATTACAAAGGGGCGTTTATTGCCTGGTTCAGCACTTGTTGAGAATGTCCAAAAGTTATTGGATCAGACGCAAATCGGTACAGCCATATGGAATTCCCTTATCATTGCGGTTATTACCACAGTCTTAACGCTTTTAATTGGTTCCATGGCTGGTTATGGTTTTGAAATTTACCGTTCAAAAGGAAAAGATATCATCTTTAGCGTATTAATTTTATCGATGATGATTCCATTTGCAGCTATTATGATTCCGCTTTACCGCTTGTTTGGTCAAGTGTCTGCAGATGCACCATTAATTGGTCTTGATACATTAGCTGCTGCTCTGTTACCTACAATTATTACAGCGTTCTTCATCTTCTTCTTCCGTCAGAACACGAAGATGTTTGCTAAAGATTTAGTGGAAGCTGGAAGAATTGATGGGCTAAGTGAGATCGGGATTTTCTTCCGCATCTATCTTCCAACGATGAAAACTACGTACGCAGCAGCTGCGATTATCGCTTTTATGAACAGCTGGAATAACTATCTCTGGCCATTAGTAGTATTACAATCGCCAGAAAAACAAACGATTCCACTGTTAATTTCGAACCTGGGAGCTGGTTATACACCAGATTACGGCGTGATTATGACAGCAATCGTTATTGCAACCCTTCCAACCGCACTTGTATTCTTCTTGATGCAAAGACATTTCGTTGCTGGTATGATGGGTTCTGTAAAAGGGTAATTTTCAGAACAAAGGCGCAAGCGCCCGTTTAGAGACGTAGCGAGTGGAGCGAATCAACTAAGATAAAGGAATCACGGTGAGCTTGCGAATCGATGATGACTTATCGTAGGGCGATTTCGCGAAGTCGCCTAGTCTCTGGGCGCTGGAGCCGGACTTGGCCGTTTCTGTCAGCGAACATCATATAGCACAAAATTTATACTTTCTTGACTCATAAGAAAAACCATCGGCATTTTGAAGAAGCCGATGGTTTTTTTGTCAGTCAAGAAAGTATAAAACAGCAGTCACAGCAGTAATTATATGGAACATGAAGCTGAGTTCCTATAATATGGATTTGTGATGCTAAGGCTGTATGGCAAAACGGTCATTTTGAAATATTTTATCTGCGTTGCAAAGCTCCGGAAATAGGCTCCGCGTCCTGTGGGCACGGCTTCAGCTAGGCTACTACTTGAACAACATCTTTGCTGCCTTGTGCCGAGGAAGCCCACTTCGAAGCGATGCTTGAAGACACAGGCACAAATGAAATGGATCTTCAGCTCGCGCTGATTCCACGGGAGTCTCCGCCTATTTCCTACGCTTAAGGAGAGTGCTACAACGGATGTAACAGCAAAAAGCAGTGGTTCTAGGCATTTTTCAATAGCTATTATATATGCATACGATCAATATGCTAGCTCTTACAAGAATTGTAGAGTCCCAATTTTAGCGTAGACCAACCACGAAGACTCCCGCGGGATTATGCAGGCGCTGAAGATCCACAACGTCTGCACCTGCTTCTACTAGTAAAGCTTCGAAGTAGGCTTCCTCGGTGCAAGGCAGCAGAGAAGTATTTCGGGTAGTAGCATAGCTTCAGCCGTGCCTCGCAGGACGCGGAGTGGTTGGCCGAAGCGGTATCCCAGCACATTAAATATCTCAATATGGATACTTGGCAGCGATAGCTAGCTATACATAATCCATATCATAGGAAGTTGTTTATTAATGAAGTCAATTAGGACCGGGTGGTTTATGCCCGGTTTTTCTTATTGATTATTTTACAAACGTATTTTGGTGTTGAATGACATCGATCAATTCGAACTTCGTAACGTCTACCAAACCTCGATTGGAGATACGGATTTCCGGTATAACTGGCAAAGCAATCAGTGAGAATGTCATAAACGGTGCATGGATGCTGCAACCTAATTCTCGCCATGCTGCTTCCAATTGTTTTACCTGTTCCACTACCGTCTCAAGCGGCTGGTCCGACATTAAACCAGCAATCGGCATGGGAACATGCGCTAACACCTTTCCATCTTTAACAACAATCATTCCCCCACCAGATTCCGCCAATTTATTGCCCGCAAGTGCCATATCCTCACGATCAACACCCATGACGAGTAAATTATGACTATCATGTGCCACGGTAGAAGCAACCGCACCTGATTGCAATCCGAATCCTTGTGTAAATGCCAATGAGACCTGACCAGTTCCATGATGACGATCGATACAGGCGAGCTGAATGATATCTTGTTCCAAATCCATTTGAATAACATGATCCGCTACTTTCAAACTGGCTTCCATACGTTCTGTTCTAGCGCTGTTTTCTATGGCACGAATTCCATTAACCTTCACTTGCTTTGCTTCCGTATCCGTCACGTAAGCAAAGTCGGAAGCATATAAGGAGCGCGCTAATTTGACAGTGTTTTTGGCATTGTCAGGATAGGTATACACCGGGATTTTTTTAACGATCTGATCATTTGCCACAACGATTTCACCATCTGTGATCACCGTAGAGGCTTCCATCACCTGAAGATCATCGATTATAATAAGATCCGCTATTTTCCCAGGCGTGATACTTCCCATTTGCTTATCCATTTGAAAATATCGAGCGACATTAATCGTTGCCATCTGAATAGCCATAACCGGATCTGTTCCTTCTTCTATCGCACGACGAACAACATGATTCAATTGCCCTTTATCGACTAACGTTTGGGGATAAACATCATCCGTCACTAACGTCACATTCGTCGGATCAATCCCGTCTTCTGTAACAATCTTGATTACTTCTTTCACATCATGCCATGCAGAACCTTCACGAATCATAATATGCATACCCAATCGCGCTTTCTCCAGTGCCTGCTCCCGTGCGACGGTTTCATGACAAGAATCTACACCTGAAGCGATATATGCTTGAAGCATGCCACTTGTTCCATCAGGAAAATGACCCGTAACTGTCTTGTTAGCTGCTATTGTGGCCTCTATTTCTTTGATCATTTTAGGATCGTCATACACGACACCAGGAAAATTCATAACTTCTCCAAGACCAACAACGCCGTCCCAGGTCAAACCTTTTTCGATATCTTTTTCGTCAAGCGTTGCTCCGGCATCTTCTAAATCATTAGTAGCTGGAACACAGGAAGGAAACGTTGTAAAAACCTTTAAAGGCAGTTGTCTCCCCTCTTCATGCATCATCCTTACCCCTTCTGATCCAAGCACGTTAGCAATTTCATGCGGATCCATGAAGACAGCTGTTGTTCCTTTTCTGAGTGCTGCTTTGGCAAACTCTGTAACAGACAGCATCGTACTTTCCACATGCATGTGTCCGTCCATTAGTCCAGGGGAAATATATTTTCCATTTGCATCAATAACTGTTGTCCCCTCACCGATAACATGGTCTGCCTTCCCAACAAATGCGATTCTGTCAGATTTTATTGCTACATCAATGCCTGACTGTAATTCTCTTGTCATCACGTTAACTAACGTCCCATTTTGTATAACTAAATCTGCCTTTTCTTCACCAAGTGCTACTTTTCTTAATAATTGTCTGCTCATATATTGGCTCCTCTCTTTCTTCACATGCTATATGGAGGAGGTCCTCACATATAGTTTAACGATTTACGGTCGCTAAGTAGATACGCCTACGCCTTATTCATAAGCTTATACATGTTTTACTCATATTACGATTGTAAGCGTTTAAGCGTCAATGTTTTTCTACTGATTAGAGTGTGGTAAAATGAATGTAAATCACTATCTTAGGAGAAAAAAATAATGCGAAATTCTTTATTTGCTGCAACCGAATGGATCACACGGTTTGCCTATGTGAATTTGTTGTGGATCGTTTTTACGATACTTGGATTGGGAATCTTCGGATTATTCCCTGCGACCGTTGCGATGTTCACCCTGATTCGTCAATGGCTAATGGGAAAAACCGATCAGCCTGTCTTCCCCCAGTTCTGGGAAACATATAAAGCTGAATTCTGGAAAAGTAATTTGTTCGGATTCATTTTTTACGCTTTAGCCATTATCTTCTTTATTAACTTCCAATTCATCCAATATAACCAAGAGGGATTGTTAGGGATTATTAAGATACCATTATACTTGTTTATGTTAGCAGTTTCTTTGACTTTGTTATATATTATACCAACATTCGTCCATTATGACGTGCGGTTTATCGATGTATGGAAAAATGCTTTTTTTATCATGTTAATTCATCCATTACATAACATTGCCATGTTAGCTGGAACTGCCTGTGTGCTCTACGTAATGTGGCTGATTCCTGGTTCGTTATTTTTCTTCGGCGCCAGTTTACCAGCTTACATAATCATGGGAACGACTTATCATACCTTTAAGAAAGTATCTGCCAAGCAGGAGCAGTTGCAATCCTAATTGAACAGCTTTTAATGATGACGAGAGAGCTAGTCCAGTCATACGGGGCACTAGCTTTCTTTTTTGGTTACTTTCCACAATGAACGATATTCGTAATGAGCAGCAAAAAGACCGGCATCACTGCCGGTCTTTTCATTCATATAGCCAAATAATACTTGTCACACCACGTGGATAATACTTGCTGCCGATGATTTCACCGGAGAGAATCTGGTCACTCCAGCTCCAGATCGACAGGGTTGGATGTGTTAACCATTTTACGTGGGCTTGATCCGCTTTCGCTCCTTGTTCATCCCATGCAAATCCCAGAATTTCACGAGTAATAAATTGATTTAAATAAATCTTACTTAACCAGGAATTGTTGCTTGTGGAAGAGATCTTCCAGCCGCCATCCTCAAATAGACATACACCTTCTGTTAAAACAGTTTGCAGATGATGTTTTAGCACATTGATATACTTACCAAATCGTCCTTCTGGATCCAAAGCATACATATTATTTGTAAAATACGGATAAACTAACCCTTCAATTGCGGGAATTATTTTTGAATCGTTTCCTTCTCCAATAACGGCAGGAACATATCCATCTTCTGTTACGTTTTGGACAATGGTATTCGCACATCTAACAGCTTGATCACCTGCTACTGAAGCAAGATCATCCAGCCCTTGTTCCTTAAAAATCTGCTCTAATGCAAGGTAACTTGCCCAGCTTTTCCCTGCTAAATAAATATTATTGCGTGCTTGCCCCAGAGAAACATCCAGACTATCATAAGTAGTAATCTCTGCTCCACCTTTTACGCGAGAGGAATCGAGCCCCATTACGCCATTTCGTTTGGCTGGATCCGGATGATCCCGGTTAACCATACTCTGCAACGTCTGCTCTAAAATACCGATATTATCGGCAAGCCACGCCTGATCGCCCGTTTGTTCCACATACACCGAAGCAGTTAAAATAAAATTCACAAGCTGCTCATGAGTCATGTGGGAAAAACAATCATCCAAGCCATACATTTCATAGGACGAATATTGTGGTCTGGAGATAGCGTTCGCCACACCCATATCATGAGTAAAGCTGATACCGCCAGGGTACTCTGTTTCATCATTCGGAAAGCGAACGGTATCGGTATAGCTAAAGCGTTCGATAAAATAGCGAAGTTCGTTTTTTACTGTCCATGGATTTTGTTTTAACTCAAAGAACATCTGGTCTACTGTTAAATCAAATGTGTTCATCATCCGGTATTCACCTTCATTCACATTCCAAAACACATCATCATCTGTTGTTGCGAGCATTTGCGTCGAGCCGTAATAACTGCGAATCGCATGCGTCATCATAAAGCGCTGATGTTCTGATAGGTGATCAGCCTCCACTAGTTGATTGGAGTTAATGGCTTTTTCCTTTAATTCTTCAAAATGGTCTAGCGTATAGGCCGCTACTTCTTCTATATTCGCAAAATACTTTGTATAGTAATAACTCGTGTCCAGCCCCGTTGTAGCAATTCCACCTCGATAAAAGCTTAACGCAAATTGGTACGTCTTTTTTTCTCCTGCCGGAACATCCATCACCAGTGCCCCAATCGGCCCAAGTCCAAATGTCCAATTCTCTTCATGCTCCGTCACCAGCAGCTTCTCGATACTAAATTGCAGTGCAGCCTGCACATCTGGATCCTTTGACGTAATTGCGGTTAATCTGCCCTGACCAACACCCTCAACGCCATCCATCGTATCATTGAGTCGACGCATAGCACTGTATACATCACTGCCTTCATAGCCAAAAAAAGCTCGACGGTCACGTTCGCTATTTCGATTATCGATCGTTAATTCCGCAATAACGGAAGGGACAATCGCACGCTTCATATCTGGTCCTTTCGCTAGATCAGGGTCTGGCACTCCCACTGCTTGTGAATAAATAGTAAATGTTAAATCTCCTGCAGACCACTGATCCGTCCCTAAAGCGAACTGGCGCTTTACCTCTTCTTTTGCAAAAGGTTCAACAAGCTGTTCTGTAATTGGATTATGCTCGATATTTTCAACATCATACCGTTTACTCTCATCTTCACCAGTATCAAAAAACGGCAAAGCCTGATACTTACCAGCTTCCTCTTTACTTTCTACTCCGATATATACACTTTTCTTAGGAGAACGGCCTAACTCTAAATCAAATCCACCTCCAGCCCCAGGAAAACCTAATGTAAAGCTGGAGAAAGCACCAATCGGTGAATGATGAGCATTAAAAAACTGATTCTCTGGCATATTGATAACTCCTTTATCCTTTGATTGATCCTGCCGCAATACCTTCGACAATTCGGTTACTTAAGACAAGGAAAGCTATTAAGATCGGGATGATACTGATCATTAATGTCGCCCCAATTGCGCCCCAATCCGTTAAGTATTGACCGATAAAGTTCTGAATTCCTACAGTCAATGTCTTAAATTTATCCGAGCTGATAAAAGTATTAACAAACACAAATTCATTCCAGTTATAAATCATATTAATAATAGCCGTTGTGGCCAGCACTGGTGTTGTCATTGGCAATGTAATCTGAAAAAAGATCCGATGAACAGAGCACCCGTCCACTACTGCCGCTTCTTCAATCTCACGCGGTAATGTATAGTAAAAACCTAACAAAATCATAATGGTTAATGGCAAATTAAATGCTGTATACGATAATACCAATGACAAGGGATGATCAATTAAATTCAGTTTCAAAAAGAACGAGAATAACGGTATTAGCGCGGAATGAATAGGTACCATTAAACCGACCATAAACAAACCTAATACCAGCTTACTTCCTTTCCAATACATTCTCGTTATCGCAAAGGTTACAAAACTAGCTAACAAAATCGTTAACAACACCGATGCCACTGTAATCCAGACACTATTGAAGAAATAAAGATTGATATTTCCATCTGTCCAGACACGGACATAGTTTTCCCATCGTGGATCTTGAGGCAGTGAGAACGGGGACATCCCAAAAACCTCTGCATTACTTTTTAATGAAAACTGAAACAGCCATACCAATGGATAGATCTGAAAAATCGCTACAATGATTAAGGCGATATAAAGCAGTGTCATACCAATTCTGGTCCATAAGCTTGTTTCTCCGGCAGCTTCTTTTTTTATCTGTGCAATTTCTGCTCCCATATGAATTCCTTCCTTCCGTTAATACTGTACTTCATCTTCTGTTGCTGTTAATTTGCGTGTTAACCAGGTCACGATTAAGGTAATAATCAGTAAGAAAAAGGCAATCGCACTTCCATATCCGAAATCGAACGTATCGAATGCTTTCTTGTACATATAAGAAGCGATTACTTCACTCGCACCGTTTGGCCCGCCGCCAGTCATTACATATATCAAGTCAAAATATTTTAATGAGCCGACGATGGCTAGTACAACAGTCACTTTAATTACACCGGAGATAAGTGGTACTTTAATTTTATAAGCAATTTGTATAGGATTGGCACCATCAATTTTGGCAGCTTCTACTAAGGACTCCGGAATACCTTTCAACGCTGCATAATAAATAATGATGTAGAAACCAGCATATTGCCAAAGAATCGCTACAAAAATTGCATATAAAACTAAATTCGTATCGGCAAGCCAAGAAGGGGGTGTCTCTACTCCCATGCTCATCAGCAGGCTGTTAAGCATACCATTGTTAGGATCATAGATTTTAATCCATAATTGTGCGATGGCAACCGACGATAAAAGCATTGGAATTAAATAGATTTTCCGAAATAAATCGGAACCTTTAATCTTACCTGCCAGAACAAGTGACACGATTAAATAACCTGCCAAACTTAATGTAGAGAAAAATGCCAATAAAAAAGAATGCTTAGCACTTTCCCAAAATTTTGGATCTTGGATTAAATCGATATAGTTTTCAATACCAACAAACGTCATTGAAGCCATACCGTTCCATTCCATCAGTCCATAATAGCCCGTTAACAGCATTGGCCCGTAAATAAGACCGACAATTAAGATCAATGCCGGCAGCACGTATAAAGCAATGACTGCCTTGTTTGACATGACTTTGTTCATGTTTTATTGCTCCTTTATGTTAAAAATATAGATGATTTAGAAAAGGATATATTTCATATAAAATATATCCTTTTCTGTTGCTTAATCTTATTCTTCTTGTGCTAGTGCATTTTCTTGTTCTTTCACAAATTCTTCTGGAGAAACAGCATCACCAAATAATGCCTGAATCATATCCAAATGCACTTCTGCTACCGCTGCACTCATTTGTACGTCAGCATATAGCGTAATATTAGAAGCCTGATTTAAGTCATTTAATACATCAACATACATTTGCGGTAGATCAGTTCCTTCTGTATCTACTTTTGTTGCCGGGATTACACCTGCTTTCTCAACAGATTGCTCGCCCCATTTCTCAACAAAGAAACTGACAAAATCTTTCGCTTCTTCTTTCACATCCGAATTCTCTGCGACAAACAGTCCGACACCAGGACCTCCAACAAAGCTGTCTTTATCGCCTTCTCCACCTTCAACGACAGGGAATTTCATATAGCCAATCGAATCTCTGAATTCCTGTGGATTATCTTCATTTGTTGTCCATTCTGGTAAGTCCCAAGATCCCATTAAATACATCGCAGCCTGCTCATTAATAAAATAGCCTTTTGCTTCATCGTTCCCTAAACCGTTATATCCGTTTAGAAACGCGTCCATATCTACTAAACTCTTTAGTTCTTCTGCAGCTTGAACTAATGATGGATCTTCGAAACTGCCAGTTCTGTTGATGGCATCATTTAAACTTTGCGGACCACCGATCCGGTCTGCCAGGTACATATACCACATTGATCCAGTCCAACGATCTTTATTTCCTAGTGCAATTGGCGTCACACCGTTATCTACCAAGGTTTGTACGACTTGCTTAAACTCTTCTAATGTTTCTGGAACTTCTACGCCATTTTCTTCAAAAATAGCTTTATTGTAAAACAATGGTGTAATATTCAGCTCTAGTGGTAAACCGTAAGTAGTATCATCGATAGCATATGCTTCTGCTGTACCAGGGACAAATTTATCCTTTAATGGTCCTTCTAATAAATCATCTAAAGAAGCAAACATATTACCGCTTACATAAGGCTCCAGAAAGCCTGCTGCCCAAGTCATTCCAACATCGGGCAATTCATTTGATGTAGAAAGCACTTTCAATTTTTCTTTGTATTGTTCGTTGCTTAATATTTCTACTTCTACTTTGACATCTGAATGATTAGATTCATATTCATCGATAATTCCTTCGACAATTTCGTAATGCTGTTTAGAGCTTCCTTCTGGCCATAAGTGCATAAATTCAATAGTTTTACCCTCACCATCTGAACCGCTTTCATTATTACCAGAACTTGCTTCATCTGAATCACCACCACATGCAGCAAGCACTAATACTGTAGCGAAAGCAATAAGCAGCAAAAGCTTTTTCCACGCATGTATCATTTTTGAATACCCCCATTTAGCATATTTTTTAAGTTCTGTTTAAGTGTATCACCGAGGGTATTTATCCGTAAGGTAACAACGATTAGGTAAAATACCACTTATTTTAGGAATCGCTTACATTTTGCTTACGGAAACTGTTCGGTGTCAAATTCTCATATTGCTTAAATAGCTTAATAAAGTATTTAGATGTATGATAGCCTGTCTTTTCTGCTATTTCTGCAATGGTGAGATTAGTGGATAACAGTAGTTTTTTCGCTTCTTGTATTCGTTTTCTAGTTACATATTCACTGAAGGTAATCTGGAGTTCTTCTTTAAAAAGCGCACTTAAATAACTGGCATTCAAATGTACTTCACTGGCTACTTGCTTCAAGGTCAGTTCCTTATCAAAGTGCTGTTCAATATAGTCAAGTGCATGTTCCACTCCAGGACTGTACTTACTCTTTTGCTGCATTTCTAATAACTTCCCGTCAATCATTTTTGAAAAAATGCCCGTTTCTTCTCGTTGCTTTTCTACATCTATTGCTTTTTCAATTGCATTCATCAGCTTTTCTTTTGCAATTGGCTTTAATAAATAATTGACGACACCTAGTTCCAGTGCTTCATGCGCATAATCAAACTCTGAATATGCGGATACTACGATCACGACTGGCTCTTGTGCTTTTGTCTTTAACTGCTTGAGCAGCTCTAACCCTGACACCTCGGGCATACGGATATCAGTAATCAATACATGTACCTTCTGATGATCGATGCGTTCCATTGCTTCTTTTGCATCATTTGCCGTGATAACTTGAAATTGATCAATATAGGTTCGTTCAATTGTTTTTTTGATTCCTTGACGACTCTTCGGCTCATCATCTACAACCAATATTACTTTTTGATTCATACTAACAGACCCCTTCTATATTGGAATTTCGAAGCTTACCTTAGTACCTGTACCTTCCTCGCTTTCGATGATAATCTTACGTGTTTCATCTTCCTCGAAGAACATACGTAATCGTTGCTGTACATTTTGTAAAGCTAAACCATGTCGCTTATTACCACCAGCAATGCTTCCCTCTATTCTGCGCTGTATCTCCTGACGTTTTTGTTCACTCATACCAGGACCATCATCTGATACTATAATTCGTAGCCTTTCTGTATTAGTTACTTCCTCTACTGCAACTGTCACGACACTAGAACCCGTCACATTTCCTGCACCGTGAAGGATGGCATTCTCTACTAATGGTTGAATCATTAACTTAGGAATTCGTACATCCAGCCAATCGGCATTCACATTCTTTCGCCAATTCAAACGGTCACCAAATCGCATTCTCATAATTTGCATGTAACGGTCTATGTGCTCTAATTCCTCTTTTATCGTCACCCAATCATCTTCTTGTTCCTTTGCAATGGTATAACGGAATAATTCTGACATTGCCAAGACGACATTCGCAAGCTCTTCTTCCTCCTTTTCATCTAACGACCAATACAATGCATCTAACGTATTAAACAAAAAATGAGGGTGGATTTGCGCTTGGATCGCTTTCAGCTCTGTACGATTTTTAATAATTTCTTTTTCATATACCATTTCGATTAAATAGTTGGTTTCTTCTGCTAGTTGATTATAAGTTTGATTAAGTTCATTAATTTCATTAGTAGA is a genomic window of Gracilibacillus salinarum containing:
- a CDS encoding carbohydrate ABC transporter permease gives rise to the protein MTLLYIALIIVAIFQIYPLVWLFQFSLKSNAEVFGMSPFSLPQDPRWENYVRVWTDGNINLYFFNSVWITVASVLLTILLASFVTFAITRMYWKGSKLVLGLFMVGLMVPIHSALIPLFSFFLKLNLIDHPLSLVLSYTAFNLPLTIMILLGFYYTLPREIEEAAVVDGCSVHRIFFQITLPMTTPVLATTAIINMIYNWNEFVFVNTFISSDKFKTLTVGIQNFIGQYLTDWGAIGATLMISIIPILIAFLVLSNRIVEGIAAGSIKG
- the ade gene encoding adenine deaminase, with protein sequence MSRQLLRKVALGEEKADLVIQNGTLVNVMTRELQSGIDVAIKSDRIAFVGKADHVIGEGTTVIDANGKYISPGLMDGHMHVESTMLSVTEFAKAALRKGTTAVFMDPHEIANVLGSEGVRMMHEEGRQLPLKVFTTFPSCVPATNDLEDAGATLDEKDIEKGLTWDGVVGLGEVMNFPGVVYDDPKMIKEIEATIAANKTVTGHFPDGTSGMLQAYIASGVDSCHETVAREQALEKARLGMHIMIREGSAWHDVKEVIKIVTEDGIDPTNVTLVTDDVYPQTLVDKGQLNHVVRRAIEEGTDPVMAIQMATINVARYFQMDKQMGSITPGKIADLIIIDDLQVMEASTVITDGEIVVANDQIVKKIPVYTYPDNAKNTVKLARSLYASDFAYVTDTEAKQVKVNGIRAIENSARTERMEASLKVADHVIQMDLEQDIIQLACIDRHHGTGQVSLAFTQGFGLQSGAVASTVAHDSHNLLVMGVDREDMALAGNKLAESGGGMIVVKDGKVLAHVPMPIAGLMSDQPLETVVEQVKQLEAAWRELGCSIHAPFMTFSLIALPVIPEIRISNRGLVDVTKFELIDVIQHQNTFVK
- a CDS encoding glycoside hydrolase family 52 protein; its protein translation is MPENQFFNAHHSPIGAFSSFTLGFPGAGGGFDLELGRSPKKSVYIGVESKEEAGKYQALPFFDTGEDESKRYDVENIEHNPITEQLVEPFAKEEVKRQFALGTDQWSAGDLTFTIYSQAVGVPDPDLAKGPDMKRAIVPSVIAELTIDNRNSERDRRAFFGYEGSDVYSAMRRLNDTMDGVEGVGQGRLTAITSKDPDVQAALQFSIEKLLVTEHEENWTFGLGPIGALVMDVPAGEKKTYQFALSFYRGGIATTGLDTSYYYTKYFANIEEVAAYTLDHFEELKEKAINSNQLVEADHLSEHQRFMMTHAIRSYYGSTQMLATTDDDVFWNVNEGEYRMMNTFDLTVDQMFFELKQNPWTVKNELRYFIERFSYTDTVRFPNDETEYPGGISFTHDMGVANAISRPQYSSYEMYGLDDCFSHMTHEQLVNFILTASVYVEQTGDQAWLADNIGILEQTLQSMVNRDHPDPAKRNGVMGLDSSRVKGGAEITTYDSLDVSLGQARNNIYLAGKSWASYLALEQIFKEQGLDDLASVAGDQAVRCANTIVQNVTEDGYVPAVIGEGNDSKIIPAIEGLVYPYFTNNMYALDPEGRFGKYINVLKHHLQTVLTEGVCLFEDGGWKISSTSNNSWLSKIYLNQFITREILGFAWDEQGAKADQAHVKWLTHPTLSIWSWSDQILSGEIIGSKYYPRGVTSIIWLYE
- a CDS encoding carbohydrate ABC transporter permease, whose product is MHKLKKNYIGWFFILLSVAGISLFYFYPMIQAFLLSLQSGMGANLDFVGFDNYVRLFNDPTFITALTNTVLYLLVQVPVMIVLALIFSVLLNDPTLKFKGFFRTAIFLPAVTSLVAYAVIFKYLFANNGLVNDFLMSINLISNPIAWLSDPFWAKITIIIAITWRWTGYNMIFYLSALQNVDKSIYEAAKIDGASAVQQFFQITIPMLKPIILFTSIVSTIGTLQLFDEVMNITSGGPGNATMTISMYIYNLSFEYTPDFGYAATVSYVILILVVILSFIQFKVAGDRD
- a CDS encoding carbohydrate ABC transporter permease codes for the protein MKKLKRFFIYLFLSAAAFVSIFPFLWMLVSMTNQSVDITKGRLLPGSALVENVQKLLDQTQIGTAIWNSLIIAVITTVLTLLIGSMAGYGFEIYRSKGKDIIFSVLILSMMIPFAAIMIPLYRLFGQVSADAPLIGLDTLAAALLPTIITAFFIFFFRQNTKMFAKDLVEAGRIDGLSEIGIFFRIYLPTMKTTYAAAAIIAFMNSWNNYLWPLVVLQSPEKQTIPLLISNLGAGYTPDYGVIMTAIVIATLPTALVFFLMQRHFVAGMMGSVKG
- a CDS encoding YesL family protein, translating into MRNSLFAATEWITRFAYVNLLWIVFTILGLGIFGLFPATVAMFTLIRQWLMGKTDQPVFPQFWETYKAEFWKSNLFGFIFYALAIIFFINFQFIQYNQEGLLGIIKIPLYLFMLAVSLTLLYIIPTFVHYDVRFIDVWKNAFFIMLIHPLHNIAMLAGTACVLYVMWLIPGSLFFFGASLPAYIIMGTTYHTFKKVSAKQEQLQS
- a CDS encoding carbohydrate ABC transporter permease: MNKVMSNKAVIALYVLPALILIVGLIYGPMLLTGYYGLMEWNGMASMTFVGIENYIDLIQDPKFWESAKHSFLLAFFSTLSLAGYLIVSLVLAGKIKGSDLFRKIYLIPMLLSSVAIAQLWIKIYDPNNGMLNSLLMSMGVETPPSWLADTNLVLYAIFVAILWQYAGFYIIIYYAALKGIPESLVEAAKIDGANPIQIAYKIKVPLISGVIKVTVVLAIVGSLKYFDLIYVMTGGGPNGASEVIASYMYKKAFDTFDFGYGSAIAFFLLIITLIVTWLTRKLTATEDEVQY